A single window of Callithrix jacchus isolate 240 chromosome 6, calJac240_pri, whole genome shotgun sequence DNA harbors:
- the PRKAG3 gene encoding 5'-AMP-activated protein kinase subunit gamma-3 isoform X2, whose amino-acid sequence MGVCWCGFGQDFLVNMGMWVSGHMYCECVRLCGPGSGWLCVFLCVFVCVCAWPCERVSWCVWVCRRACRRRGGPVVWGYKALSPRRQKVFSTQTPSWSSLGDSEHQEMNFLEQEDSTSWPSPAVTSSSERIRGKRRAKASRWTRQEAVEEGEPPGLGEASAAGSSPDDAELASEFPATEAWERKPEDLVEERPAPSRSPEALFPKLGWDDELQKPGAQVYMRFMQEHTCYDAMATSSKLVIIDTMLEIKKAFFALVANGVRAAPLWDSKKQSFVGMLTITDFILVLHRYYRSPLVQIYEIEEHKIETWREIYLQGCFKPLVSISPNDSLFEAVYALIKNRIHRLPVLDPVSGTVLHILTHKRLLKFLHIFGTLLPRPSFLYRTIQDLGIGTFRDLAVVLETAPILTALDIFVDRRVSALPVVNEYGQVVGLYSRFDVIHLAAQQTYNHLDMSVGEALRQRTLCLEGVLSCQPHESLGEVIDRIAREQVHRLVLVDETQHLLGVVSLSDILQALVLSPAGIDALGS is encoded by the exons ATGGGTGTCTGTTGGTGTGGGTTTGGTCAGGATTTTCTCGTGAATATGGGCATGTGGGTGTCTGGGCATATGTATTGTGAGTGTGTGCGGCTCTGTGGGCCTGGGAGTGGTtggctgtgtgtgtttctgtgtgtgtttgtgtgtgtgtgtgcatggccGTGTGAGCGTGTGTCCtggtgtgtatgggtgtgtagGCGTGCGTGCAGGAGAAGGGGAGGACCTGTGGTTTGGGGATATAAGGCTCTTTCCCCACGCCGTCAGAAAGTCTTCTCCACACAGACCCCTTCCTGGAGCAGCCTTGGGGATTCTGAGCATCAAG AGATGAACTTCCTAGAGCAAGAAGACAGCACCTCATGGCCATCACCAGCCGTGACCAGTAGCTCAGAAAGAATCCGTGGGAAACGGAGGGCCAAGGCCTCAAGATGGACAAGGCAGGAGGCGGTGGAGGAAGGGGAGCCACCGGGTCTGGGGGAAG CCTCAGCTGCAGGCTCTAGCCCAGATGATGCGGAGCTGGCCTCGGAGTTCCCAGCCACAGAGGCCTGGGAGCGTAAGCCAGAAGACCTTGTAGAAGAGAGGCCTGCCCCAAGCCGGTCCCCGGAGGCCCTGTTTCCCAAGCTGGGCTGGGATGACGAGCTGCAGAAACCCGGTGCCCAGGTCTACATGCGCTTCATGCAGGAGCACACCTGCTACGACGCCATGGCAACCAGCTCCAAGCTGGTCATCATCGACACCATGCTGGAG ATCAAGAAGGCTTTCTTTGCCCTGGTGGCCAACGGTGTGCGGGCAGCCCCTCTGTGGGACAGCAAGAAGCAGAGCTTTGTGG gGATGCTGACCATCACTGACTTCATCCTGGTGCTGCATCGCTACTACAGGTCCCCACTG GTCCAGATCTATGAGATTGAAGAACATAAGATTGAGACCTGGAGGG AGATCTACCTGCAAGGCTGCTTCAAGCCTCTGGTTTCCATCTCGCCTAATGACAG CCTGTTTGAAGCTGTCTATGCCCTCATCAAGAATCGGATCCATCGCCTGCCTGTTCTGGACCCAGTATCGGGCACTGTACTCCACATCCTCACACACAAACGCCTGCTCAAGTTCCTGCACATCTTT GGTACCCTGCTGCCCCGGCCCTCCTTCCTCTACCGCACTATCCAAGATTTGGGCATCGGCACATTTCGAGACTTGGCTGTGGTGCTGGAGACAGCACCCATCCTGACTGCACTGGACATCTTTGTGGACCGGCGTGTGTCTGCACTGCCTGTGGTCAACGAATATG GTCAGGTCGTGGGCCTCTATTCCCGCTTTGACGTGATT CACCTGGCTGCCCAGCAAACCTACAACCATCTGGACATGAGTGTGGGAGAAGCTCTGAGGCAGAGGACACTATGTCTGGAGGGAGTCCTTTCCTGCCAGCCCCACGAGAGCTTGGGGGAAGTGATCGACAGGATTGCTCGGGAGCAG GTACACAGGCTGGTGCTAGTGGACGAGACCCAGCATCTCTTGGGCGTGGTCTCCCTCTCCGACATCCTTCAGGCACTGGTGCTCAGCCCTGCTGGCATTGATGCTCTCGGGTCCTGA
- the PRKAG3 gene encoding 5'-AMP-activated protein kinase subunit gamma-3 isoform X6 — protein MEPELEHALRRTPSWSSLGDSEHQEMNFLEQEDSTSWPSPAVTSSSERIRGKRRAKASRWTRQEAVEEGEPPGLGEASAAGSSPDDAELASEFPATEAWERKPEDLVEERPAPSRSPEALFPKLGWDDELQKPGAQVYMRFMQEHTCYDAMATSSKLVIIDTMLEIKKAFFALVANGVRAAPLWDSKKQSFVGMLTITDFILVLHRYYRSPLVQIYEIEEHKIETWREIYLQGCFKPLVSISPNDSLFEAVYALIKNRIHRLPVLDPVSGTVLHILTHKRLLKFLHIFGTLLPRPSFLYRTIQDLGIGTFRDLAVVLETAPILTALDIFVDRRVSALPVVNEYGQVVGLYSRFDVIHLAAQQTYNHLDMSVGEALRQRTLCLEGVLSCQPHESLGEVIDRIAREQVHRLVLVDETQHLLGVVSLSDILQALVLSPAGIDALGS, from the exons ATGGAGCCCGAGCTGGAGCACGCTCTGCGCAGG ACCCCTTCCTGGAGCAGCCTTGGGGATTCTGAGCATCAAG AGATGAACTTCCTAGAGCAAGAAGACAGCACCTCATGGCCATCACCAGCCGTGACCAGTAGCTCAGAAAGAATCCGTGGGAAACGGAGGGCCAAGGCCTCAAGATGGACAAGGCAGGAGGCGGTGGAGGAAGGGGAGCCACCGGGTCTGGGGGAAG CCTCAGCTGCAGGCTCTAGCCCAGATGATGCGGAGCTGGCCTCGGAGTTCCCAGCCACAGAGGCCTGGGAGCGTAAGCCAGAAGACCTTGTAGAAGAGAGGCCTGCCCCAAGCCGGTCCCCGGAGGCCCTGTTTCCCAAGCTGGGCTGGGATGACGAGCTGCAGAAACCCGGTGCCCAGGTCTACATGCGCTTCATGCAGGAGCACACCTGCTACGACGCCATGGCAACCAGCTCCAAGCTGGTCATCATCGACACCATGCTGGAG ATCAAGAAGGCTTTCTTTGCCCTGGTGGCCAACGGTGTGCGGGCAGCCCCTCTGTGGGACAGCAAGAAGCAGAGCTTTGTGG gGATGCTGACCATCACTGACTTCATCCTGGTGCTGCATCGCTACTACAGGTCCCCACTG GTCCAGATCTATGAGATTGAAGAACATAAGATTGAGACCTGGAGGG AGATCTACCTGCAAGGCTGCTTCAAGCCTCTGGTTTCCATCTCGCCTAATGACAG CCTGTTTGAAGCTGTCTATGCCCTCATCAAGAATCGGATCCATCGCCTGCCTGTTCTGGACCCAGTATCGGGCACTGTACTCCACATCCTCACACACAAACGCCTGCTCAAGTTCCTGCACATCTTT GGTACCCTGCTGCCCCGGCCCTCCTTCCTCTACCGCACTATCCAAGATTTGGGCATCGGCACATTTCGAGACTTGGCTGTGGTGCTGGAGACAGCACCCATCCTGACTGCACTGGACATCTTTGTGGACCGGCGTGTGTCTGCACTGCCTGTGGTCAACGAATATG GTCAGGTCGTGGGCCTCTATTCCCGCTTTGACGTGATT CACCTGGCTGCCCAGCAAACCTACAACCATCTGGACATGAGTGTGGGAGAAGCTCTGAGGCAGAGGACACTATGTCTGGAGGGAGTCCTTTCCTGCCAGCCCCACGAGAGCTTGGGGGAAGTGATCGACAGGATTGCTCGGGAGCAG GTACACAGGCTGGTGCTAGTGGACGAGACCCAGCATCTCTTGGGCGTGGTCTCCCTCTCCGACATCCTTCAGGCACTGGTGCTCAGCCCTGCTGGCATTGATGCTCTCGGGTCCTGA
- the PRKAG3 gene encoding 5'-AMP-activated protein kinase subunit gamma-3 isoform X4 → MEPELEHALRRTPSWSSLGDSEHQEMNFLEQEDSTSWPSPAVTSSSERIRGKRRAKASRWTRQEAVEEGEPPGLGEGPRSRPAAESTGLEATFPKAIPLAQADPAGVGTPPTGWDSLPHDCTASAAGSSPDDAELASEFPATEAWERKPEDLVEERPAPSRSPEALFPKLGWDDELQKPGAQVYMRFMQEHTCYDAMATSSKLVIIDTMLEIKKAFFALVANGVRAAPLWDSKKQSFVGMLTITDFILVLHRYYRSPLVQIYEIEEHKIETWREIYLQGCFKPLVSISPNDSLFEAVYALIKNRIHRLPVLDPVSGTVLHILTHKRLLKFLHIFGTLLPRPSFLYRTIQDLGIGTFRDLAVVLETAPILTALDIFVDRRVSALPVVNEYGQVVGLYSRFDVIHLAAQQTYNHLDMSVGEALRQRTLCLEGVLSCQPHESLGEVIDRIAREQVHRLVLVDETQHLLGVVSLSDILQALVLSPAGIDALGS, encoded by the exons ATGGAGCCCGAGCTGGAGCACGCTCTGCGCAGG ACCCCTTCCTGGAGCAGCCTTGGGGATTCTGAGCATCAAG AGATGAACTTCCTAGAGCAAGAAGACAGCACCTCATGGCCATCACCAGCCGTGACCAGTAGCTCAGAAAGAATCCGTGGGAAACGGAGGGCCAAGGCCTCAAGATGGACAAGGCAGGAGGCGGTGGAGGAAGGGGAGCCACCGGGTCTGGGGGAAG GTCCCCGGTCCAGGCCAGCTGCTGAGTCCACTGGGCTGGAGGCCACATTCCCCAAGGCCATACCCTTGGCTCAGGCTGATCCTGCTGGGGTGGGCACTCCACCAACAGGGTGGGACAGCCTCCCCCATGACTGCACAGCCTCAGCTGCAGGCTCTAGCCCAGATGATGCGGAGCTGGCCTCGGAGTTCCCAGCCACAGAGGCCTGGGAGCGTAAGCCAGAAGACCTTGTAGAAGAGAGGCCTGCCCCAAGCCGGTCCCCGGAGGCCCTGTTTCCCAAGCTGGGCTGGGATGACGAGCTGCAGAAACCCGGTGCCCAGGTCTACATGCGCTTCATGCAGGAGCACACCTGCTACGACGCCATGGCAACCAGCTCCAAGCTGGTCATCATCGACACCATGCTGGAG ATCAAGAAGGCTTTCTTTGCCCTGGTGGCCAACGGTGTGCGGGCAGCCCCTCTGTGGGACAGCAAGAAGCAGAGCTTTGTGG gGATGCTGACCATCACTGACTTCATCCTGGTGCTGCATCGCTACTACAGGTCCCCACTG GTCCAGATCTATGAGATTGAAGAACATAAGATTGAGACCTGGAGGG AGATCTACCTGCAAGGCTGCTTCAAGCCTCTGGTTTCCATCTCGCCTAATGACAG CCTGTTTGAAGCTGTCTATGCCCTCATCAAGAATCGGATCCATCGCCTGCCTGTTCTGGACCCAGTATCGGGCACTGTACTCCACATCCTCACACACAAACGCCTGCTCAAGTTCCTGCACATCTTT GGTACCCTGCTGCCCCGGCCCTCCTTCCTCTACCGCACTATCCAAGATTTGGGCATCGGCACATTTCGAGACTTGGCTGTGGTGCTGGAGACAGCACCCATCCTGACTGCACTGGACATCTTTGTGGACCGGCGTGTGTCTGCACTGCCTGTGGTCAACGAATATG GTCAGGTCGTGGGCCTCTATTCCCGCTTTGACGTGATT CACCTGGCTGCCCAGCAAACCTACAACCATCTGGACATGAGTGTGGGAGAAGCTCTGAGGCAGAGGACACTATGTCTGGAGGGAGTCCTTTCCTGCCAGCCCCACGAGAGCTTGGGGGAAGTGATCGACAGGATTGCTCGGGAGCAG GTACACAGGCTGGTGCTAGTGGACGAGACCCAGCATCTCTTGGGCGTGGTCTCCCTCTCCGACATCCTTCAGGCACTGGTGCTCAGCCCTGCTGGCATTGATGCTCTCGGGTCCTGA
- the PRKAG3 gene encoding 5'-AMP-activated protein kinase subunit gamma-3 isoform X3, which yields MEPELEHALRRKVFSTQTPSWSSLGDSEHQEMNFLEQEDSTSWPSPAVTSSSERIRGKRRAKASRWTRQEAVEEGEPPGLGEGPRSRPAAESTGLEATFPKAIPLAQADPAGVGTPPTGWDSLPHDCTASAAGSSPDDAELASEFPATEAWERKPEDLVEERPAPSRSPEALFPKLGWDDELQKPGAQVYMRFMQEHTCYDAMATSSKLVIIDTMLEIKKAFFALVANGVRAAPLWDSKKQSFVGMLTITDFILVLHRYYRSPLVQIYEIEEHKIETWREIYLQGCFKPLVSISPNDSLFEAVYALIKNRIHRLPVLDPVSGTVLHILTHKRLLKFLHIFGTLLPRPSFLYRTIQDLGIGTFRDLAVVLETAPILTALDIFVDRRVSALPVVNEYGQVVGLYSRFDVIHLAAQQTYNHLDMSVGEALRQRTLCLEGVLSCQPHESLGEVIDRIAREQVHRLVLVDETQHLLGVVSLSDILQALVLSPAGIDALGS from the exons ATGGAGCCCGAGCTGGAGCACGCTCTGCGCAGG AAAGTCTTCTCCACACAGACCCCTTCCTGGAGCAGCCTTGGGGATTCTGAGCATCAAG AGATGAACTTCCTAGAGCAAGAAGACAGCACCTCATGGCCATCACCAGCCGTGACCAGTAGCTCAGAAAGAATCCGTGGGAAACGGAGGGCCAAGGCCTCAAGATGGACAAGGCAGGAGGCGGTGGAGGAAGGGGAGCCACCGGGTCTGGGGGAAG GTCCCCGGTCCAGGCCAGCTGCTGAGTCCACTGGGCTGGAGGCCACATTCCCCAAGGCCATACCCTTGGCTCAGGCTGATCCTGCTGGGGTGGGCACTCCACCAACAGGGTGGGACAGCCTCCCCCATGACTGCACAGCCTCAGCTGCAGGCTCTAGCCCAGATGATGCGGAGCTGGCCTCGGAGTTCCCAGCCACAGAGGCCTGGGAGCGTAAGCCAGAAGACCTTGTAGAAGAGAGGCCTGCCCCAAGCCGGTCCCCGGAGGCCCTGTTTCCCAAGCTGGGCTGGGATGACGAGCTGCAGAAACCCGGTGCCCAGGTCTACATGCGCTTCATGCAGGAGCACACCTGCTACGACGCCATGGCAACCAGCTCCAAGCTGGTCATCATCGACACCATGCTGGAG ATCAAGAAGGCTTTCTTTGCCCTGGTGGCCAACGGTGTGCGGGCAGCCCCTCTGTGGGACAGCAAGAAGCAGAGCTTTGTGG gGATGCTGACCATCACTGACTTCATCCTGGTGCTGCATCGCTACTACAGGTCCCCACTG GTCCAGATCTATGAGATTGAAGAACATAAGATTGAGACCTGGAGGG AGATCTACCTGCAAGGCTGCTTCAAGCCTCTGGTTTCCATCTCGCCTAATGACAG CCTGTTTGAAGCTGTCTATGCCCTCATCAAGAATCGGATCCATCGCCTGCCTGTTCTGGACCCAGTATCGGGCACTGTACTCCACATCCTCACACACAAACGCCTGCTCAAGTTCCTGCACATCTTT GGTACCCTGCTGCCCCGGCCCTCCTTCCTCTACCGCACTATCCAAGATTTGGGCATCGGCACATTTCGAGACTTGGCTGTGGTGCTGGAGACAGCACCCATCCTGACTGCACTGGACATCTTTGTGGACCGGCGTGTGTCTGCACTGCCTGTGGTCAACGAATATG GTCAGGTCGTGGGCCTCTATTCCCGCTTTGACGTGATT CACCTGGCTGCCCAGCAAACCTACAACCATCTGGACATGAGTGTGGGAGAAGCTCTGAGGCAGAGGACACTATGTCTGGAGGGAGTCCTTTCCTGCCAGCCCCACGAGAGCTTGGGGGAAGTGATCGACAGGATTGCTCGGGAGCAG GTACACAGGCTGGTGCTAGTGGACGAGACCCAGCATCTCTTGGGCGTGGTCTCCCTCTCCGACATCCTTCAGGCACTGGTGCTCAGCCCTGCTGGCATTGATGCTCTCGGGTCCTGA
- the PRKAG3 gene encoding 5'-AMP-activated protein kinase subunit gamma-3 isoform X1, with the protein MGVCWCGFGQDFLVNMGMWVSGHMYCECVRLCGPGSGWLCVFLCVFVCVCAWPCERVSWCVWVCRRACRRRGGPVVWGYKALSPRRQKVFSTQTPSWSSLGDSEHQEMNFLEQEDSTSWPSPAVTSSSERIRGKRRAKASRWTRQEAVEEGEPPGLGEGPRSRPAAESTGLEATFPKAIPLAQADPAGVGTPPTGWDSLPHDCTASAAGSSPDDAELASEFPATEAWERKPEDLVEERPAPSRSPEALFPKLGWDDELQKPGAQVYMRFMQEHTCYDAMATSSKLVIIDTMLEIKKAFFALVANGVRAAPLWDSKKQSFVGMLTITDFILVLHRYYRSPLVQIYEIEEHKIETWREIYLQGCFKPLVSISPNDSLFEAVYALIKNRIHRLPVLDPVSGTVLHILTHKRLLKFLHIFGTLLPRPSFLYRTIQDLGIGTFRDLAVVLETAPILTALDIFVDRRVSALPVVNEYGQVVGLYSRFDVIHLAAQQTYNHLDMSVGEALRQRTLCLEGVLSCQPHESLGEVIDRIAREQVHRLVLVDETQHLLGVVSLSDILQALVLSPAGIDALGS; encoded by the exons ATGGGTGTCTGTTGGTGTGGGTTTGGTCAGGATTTTCTCGTGAATATGGGCATGTGGGTGTCTGGGCATATGTATTGTGAGTGTGTGCGGCTCTGTGGGCCTGGGAGTGGTtggctgtgtgtgtttctgtgtgtgtttgtgtgtgtgtgtgcatggccGTGTGAGCGTGTGTCCtggtgtgtatgggtgtgtagGCGTGCGTGCAGGAGAAGGGGAGGACCTGTGGTTTGGGGATATAAGGCTCTTTCCCCACGCCGTCAGAAAGTCTTCTCCACACAGACCCCTTCCTGGAGCAGCCTTGGGGATTCTGAGCATCAAG AGATGAACTTCCTAGAGCAAGAAGACAGCACCTCATGGCCATCACCAGCCGTGACCAGTAGCTCAGAAAGAATCCGTGGGAAACGGAGGGCCAAGGCCTCAAGATGGACAAGGCAGGAGGCGGTGGAGGAAGGGGAGCCACCGGGTCTGGGGGAAG GTCCCCGGTCCAGGCCAGCTGCTGAGTCCACTGGGCTGGAGGCCACATTCCCCAAGGCCATACCCTTGGCTCAGGCTGATCCTGCTGGGGTGGGCACTCCACCAACAGGGTGGGACAGCCTCCCCCATGACTGCACAGCCTCAGCTGCAGGCTCTAGCCCAGATGATGCGGAGCTGGCCTCGGAGTTCCCAGCCACAGAGGCCTGGGAGCGTAAGCCAGAAGACCTTGTAGAAGAGAGGCCTGCCCCAAGCCGGTCCCCGGAGGCCCTGTTTCCCAAGCTGGGCTGGGATGACGAGCTGCAGAAACCCGGTGCCCAGGTCTACATGCGCTTCATGCAGGAGCACACCTGCTACGACGCCATGGCAACCAGCTCCAAGCTGGTCATCATCGACACCATGCTGGAG ATCAAGAAGGCTTTCTTTGCCCTGGTGGCCAACGGTGTGCGGGCAGCCCCTCTGTGGGACAGCAAGAAGCAGAGCTTTGTGG gGATGCTGACCATCACTGACTTCATCCTGGTGCTGCATCGCTACTACAGGTCCCCACTG GTCCAGATCTATGAGATTGAAGAACATAAGATTGAGACCTGGAGGG AGATCTACCTGCAAGGCTGCTTCAAGCCTCTGGTTTCCATCTCGCCTAATGACAG CCTGTTTGAAGCTGTCTATGCCCTCATCAAGAATCGGATCCATCGCCTGCCTGTTCTGGACCCAGTATCGGGCACTGTACTCCACATCCTCACACACAAACGCCTGCTCAAGTTCCTGCACATCTTT GGTACCCTGCTGCCCCGGCCCTCCTTCCTCTACCGCACTATCCAAGATTTGGGCATCGGCACATTTCGAGACTTGGCTGTGGTGCTGGAGACAGCACCCATCCTGACTGCACTGGACATCTTTGTGGACCGGCGTGTGTCTGCACTGCCTGTGGTCAACGAATATG GTCAGGTCGTGGGCCTCTATTCCCGCTTTGACGTGATT CACCTGGCTGCCCAGCAAACCTACAACCATCTGGACATGAGTGTGGGAGAAGCTCTGAGGCAGAGGACACTATGTCTGGAGGGAGTCCTTTCCTGCCAGCCCCACGAGAGCTTGGGGGAAGTGATCGACAGGATTGCTCGGGAGCAG GTACACAGGCTGGTGCTAGTGGACGAGACCCAGCATCTCTTGGGCGTGGTCTCCCTCTCCGACATCCTTCAGGCACTGGTGCTCAGCCCTGCTGGCATTGATGCTCTCGGGTCCTGA
- the PRKAG3 gene encoding 5'-AMP-activated protein kinase subunit gamma-3 isoform X5, whose product MNFLEQEDSTSWPSPAVTSSSERIRGKRRAKASRWTRQEAVEEGEPPGLGEGPRSRPAAESTGLEATFPKAIPLAQADPAGVGTPPTGWDSLPHDCTASAAGSSPDDAELASEFPATEAWERKPEDLVEERPAPSRSPEALFPKLGWDDELQKPGAQVYMRFMQEHTCYDAMATSSKLVIIDTMLEIKKAFFALVANGVRAAPLWDSKKQSFVGMLTITDFILVLHRYYRSPLVQIYEIEEHKIETWREIYLQGCFKPLVSISPNDSLFEAVYALIKNRIHRLPVLDPVSGTVLHILTHKRLLKFLHIFGTLLPRPSFLYRTIQDLGIGTFRDLAVVLETAPILTALDIFVDRRVSALPVVNEYGQVVGLYSRFDVIHLAAQQTYNHLDMSVGEALRQRTLCLEGVLSCQPHESLGEVIDRIAREQVHRLVLVDETQHLLGVVSLSDILQALVLSPAGIDALGS is encoded by the exons ATGAACTTCCTAGAGCAAGAAGACAGCACCTCATGGCCATCACCAGCCGTGACCAGTAGCTCAGAAAGAATCCGTGGGAAACGGAGGGCCAAGGCCTCAAGATGGACAAGGCAGGAGGCGGTGGAGGAAGGGGAGCCACCGGGTCTGGGGGAAG GTCCCCGGTCCAGGCCAGCTGCTGAGTCCACTGGGCTGGAGGCCACATTCCCCAAGGCCATACCCTTGGCTCAGGCTGATCCTGCTGGGGTGGGCACTCCACCAACAGGGTGGGACAGCCTCCCCCATGACTGCACAGCCTCAGCTGCAGGCTCTAGCCCAGATGATGCGGAGCTGGCCTCGGAGTTCCCAGCCACAGAGGCCTGGGAGCGTAAGCCAGAAGACCTTGTAGAAGAGAGGCCTGCCCCAAGCCGGTCCCCGGAGGCCCTGTTTCCCAAGCTGGGCTGGGATGACGAGCTGCAGAAACCCGGTGCCCAGGTCTACATGCGCTTCATGCAGGAGCACACCTGCTACGACGCCATGGCAACCAGCTCCAAGCTGGTCATCATCGACACCATGCTGGAG ATCAAGAAGGCTTTCTTTGCCCTGGTGGCCAACGGTGTGCGGGCAGCCCCTCTGTGGGACAGCAAGAAGCAGAGCTTTGTGG gGATGCTGACCATCACTGACTTCATCCTGGTGCTGCATCGCTACTACAGGTCCCCACTG GTCCAGATCTATGAGATTGAAGAACATAAGATTGAGACCTGGAGGG AGATCTACCTGCAAGGCTGCTTCAAGCCTCTGGTTTCCATCTCGCCTAATGACAG CCTGTTTGAAGCTGTCTATGCCCTCATCAAGAATCGGATCCATCGCCTGCCTGTTCTGGACCCAGTATCGGGCACTGTACTCCACATCCTCACACACAAACGCCTGCTCAAGTTCCTGCACATCTTT GGTACCCTGCTGCCCCGGCCCTCCTTCCTCTACCGCACTATCCAAGATTTGGGCATCGGCACATTTCGAGACTTGGCTGTGGTGCTGGAGACAGCACCCATCCTGACTGCACTGGACATCTTTGTGGACCGGCGTGTGTCTGCACTGCCTGTGGTCAACGAATATG GTCAGGTCGTGGGCCTCTATTCCCGCTTTGACGTGATT CACCTGGCTGCCCAGCAAACCTACAACCATCTGGACATGAGTGTGGGAGAAGCTCTGAGGCAGAGGACACTATGTCTGGAGGGAGTCCTTTCCTGCCAGCCCCACGAGAGCTTGGGGGAAGTGATCGACAGGATTGCTCGGGAGCAG GTACACAGGCTGGTGCTAGTGGACGAGACCCAGCATCTCTTGGGCGTGGTCTCCCTCTCCGACATCCTTCAGGCACTGGTGCTCAGCCCTGCTGGCATTGATGCTCTCGGGTCCTGA